AAATCTTAGATATTTTGGCATTTGTACAATTGTTTTTATTGTTGGTCTTTTTTGATAAAACGTATAAATCTAAAAAAAGAATATACGATTAGCAGTAATCCGAAAGCTATTCTGTAGGGTTTAGGCATTTCGATTGGTATGTCTTTCCAAAAAATAATAGCCATACCCATGACAAAATACATCAAAAAAAACAGCATTCCTAAAATAAGAAGAAATCGCCCGAGGAGCGATTTCTGATCTTTATTGGTCCTGTACTTACTACCGTCCATTAATTCGATTTGATCACTAATTTGATCGGAAGGTTGTATGAAACACGCACTGCTTTACCATTTTGGATACCAGGCTTCCATTTTGGAGCTGATTTCAACATTCTGATTGCTTCCTTACCTGTTCCGTAACCTAAGTCTCTTACAACTTTGATGTCTGTAAGGCTACCATCTTTTTCAACAACGAAGTTTACGATTACGTTACCGCTTACATCGTCATCTACTTCAGGGATTCTGTAATTCTTTTTTACATAAGCATAGAAACCTGCAATACCTCCAGGGAATTCCGGTAAAACTTGTACGGATGTATAAATTTTGTTCGGATCTTCCTCAATTACTTCAGCATCTACTTTGATTTCACTTTGTGTACCATCAAGAACTACTTCCCCACCTTCTTTTGCCTTTACTGTTTCAGAGCCTGTTTTTTTAAGTTCTTCCACAACAGCAACTTCTTCTCTTACGACCTGTTTGTCTACAACAACCGGCGGTACGTATTTTTGAATGTCTACATTACTCTGAGTCTGTTTTTGAACAACCGGCTCAACAATAATCTCTTCCTTCTTTATTGGCTCCTGCACATTAACCAAAACCACCTGTTCGTCTAATACTTCCTCTTCTTTGGTCATATTTTCAGAAATGAATTTAGAAATGATTGGAATGCAAACCATGAACAAAAATATAACTGCACCAATAGCCAATGCTTTTAAGGTTCTCTTTCCGCTGTTGGTACGTAATTCATACGCACCGTAGCTTTTGTTTCTGCCTTCAAAAACATTTTCAATCCAGCTTTGTTCGAATAAGTCTAATTTTGAATTTGACATATTTTAATGTTTTTAGATTTTAATGAATCAGACTAATAAATTTTATTGTCTTCCAAAAATTTAATGTCTGCATCTGTTATGTCAACAATCGCATATTTTTTCACTTTTGTAATAGCCATCTCATCCAGAATATCAACCAAATTTTTATAATTTGATTTCTTACTTGGTTTTATGATAATGGTAATACCACTTTTTTCAATATCAGCACCGTCTGCTTTGTTTTTTGCATCAACTGCTGCCTTTTTATTAAGGATCAAATCTCTTACTCCTGTTTTTCCATATCCGGTAGCAACAGGTCCATCCAAAGGCGGTCCGTCAAATCTACCACTATACCAAACCAATTTATCGTTAGAACCTAACACTAATGTCAGGGTTCTCCAGGCTGGTGTTTCTGGCGGAACCGGATCATCTTTTTTAGGCTCATCCGGCATTGCCAAATTCATTGATTGAGGCTTAGACAACGTAGTTGTTAATATAAAGAAGGTAATCAATAAGAATGCCAAATCCACCATAGCCGTTAAGTCAACCGAAGGATTTGCTTTTTTACTTCTTACTTTGCCACCGCCTTTTTTACCACCGCCGTCGCCAGTATTTAATTCTGCCATTTCTTACGAATATATTATTTTATTAAAAATCATCACTTCTTAGACCAGTAACCAGGAAAAAGTTATTCTTATTTTGCTTTTGCAGAATATCTAAAACTTTTTTTACTGTTGGGTATTCTTCTTTAGCATCACCTTTTATAGCGATATCCAAATCTTTACCATCCATATCCTTAACTACTTCTCTTGCAGTTTTTACCCAGTCAGCTAATTGATTATTGAGCGAATCAAAAGGAATTCCAGGTTGCACCCCTTCTTTCATTCTTTGTTCGTTTTTCATATCAATCAACTGTTTCATCTGCCTGATATCAACTCCAAAACCGTCAATAAGTGCAAATTTCTTTTTATCTGTGTCTGAGAATTGGATATTGTATTTTTCTCCCATTCTTTTCAGAGTTTCCTCTCTGGTTGCTCTTCCGGTTACGCCAAAAAACACTTTCTCTTTACCAATTGTTAAGGTAGCTAGATTTTCTTCCGGCAATTTGGTCTGAACCGTTGAGGCCGGAGTATCTACTGGCAAAGCTTCAGGGACTTTTGCTGTAGCTGTCATAATGAAAAAGGACAGAAGAAGGAATGCCATGTCACACATCGCAGTCATGTCAATTCTGGAACTTTTCTTTGACAATTTTATTTTAGCCATTGTTTTTACTTTTTTAATCAAAGCCGAGAAGGAGAAACTTCCCTTCCCATAGCTTTAATATTATGAAACTTATTTTAATTAGTCACGGTTTGTAGCTCTTCTGTAAGCCTGAGTGATAGTAAAACCAGCCTCATCAATAAAATAAGTCAATGTATCAATTTTAGAAGTAAAGTAGTTGTAAACCACAACCGCAAGAGCTGAAGTTGTAATACCTGTCAATGTGTTGATAAGTGCTTCAGAGATACCGTTTGCCAATTCTGCCTGGTCTGGAGTTCCAGAAGTTGCCAATCCGGCGAACGCTTTAATCATCCCCGATACCGTTCCCATCAATCCTAATAATGTACCTAAAGATACCAATGTAGAAAGGATAGTCAAATTTTTCTCAAGCATTGGCATTTCTAATGAAGTAGCCTGCTCTATTTCTTTTTGGATTACTTCAGATGCTTTTTCAGTATCGAAGTTCTCTCTTTTAACTTCCTGGTATTTAATCAAACCTGCTTTTACTACGTTTGCAACAGAACCTTGTTGCTTATCACAAGCATCTAATGCACCTTGGATATCTCCAGATGAAATCTGACCTTGAACGCTTTTTACAAATTTTTCAACATCACCTTTTCCTGCTGCCTTAGAGATCACAAAAAATCTTTCGAATGAGAATACGATTGTCATTAATAGTAATCCCATCAATACAGGAACGATATATCCTCCTTTGTAAACCATTCCTAAGTAATCACCTTGTAATGGCTGTCCTGTGTTAACTCCTCCTTGGAAGTGAGAACCGTCTCCCATTATAAACTGCCATACTAGAAATCCAATTACAATACAAAATAAAATCGTCAATCCTGCAAATAAGTTAGAGCTTTTGCTTCCTCCATTGTTTTGAACCTTTGCGTTTGATGCCTGTGCCATTTTTTTTAATTTTAGTTTTTTAATTTTTAGAATTTAATTTTGGTAATAGATAAAATTATTTATCCCTAGATATTTTATAAGAACGACAAATTTATATTTTTAGTGGATAAAAAAAAATAAATTGCTGTTTTTTATTCCGTCTTAACTATATATTATTACAATCTTAACGAATAAATAATAAGAAATTTAAAATAATTAGTCTCAAAAAAAGAGATATTTCTCTGGTTTAAAACAACTTAAGTCAATTTTATCAAAAAAACAGCCTGTTTCAGCCCTAACAAACTCTATTTTATAGCGTTGAATTATAACTTCATAATAATAATTTTATTACACTCCCTAATATTAAAATTATATGCCAATTATTTAAGGTATATTTTGTAGCAATAAATAAAAACAATCCTAAATTTGTAAATATTTGTTCATTTCTATTCATCCTAAACATTTTTTTGCTCATGGCTTCCAAAGAAGACTTCATCAGTCATATTAACACGGGTTATGCTACAAAAGGAGAAAGCATCACGTTAGGTGGCGCTATTTTTAACGGAGAAGCACTCCCGGATGCACACATTAAAATCCCTTTAAAAACCTTAAACCGCCACGGTCTTATTGCCGGAGCAACGGGAACAGGAAAAACAAAAACGATACAGGTCTTTTCTGAACAGCTTTCATTATTAGGCATACCGGTTCTGATGATGGACATCAAAGGAGATTTTAGCGGTATAGCCAAACCAGGCATTGAACAGCCATTTATTACAGAACGTCATTCCAAAATAAATATTCCTTATCAGGTATCGGGATTTCCGGTGGAATTGCTGACACTGTCCAAACAAAATGGAGTTCGCTTGCGTGCCACCGTTTCGGAATTCGGACCGGTATTGTTTTCAAGAATACTAGACCTGAACGACACACAGGCAGGGGTCGTTGCCGTAATCTTTAAGTATTGTGACGACAACCAGATGCCATTGCTTGACCTGAAAGACATTAAAAAGGTAATCAATTATATTACTGAGGAAGGCAAAGCCGAGATTGAAGAGCATTACGGCAAGATTTCCACTTCAACTACCGGCACTATACTTAGAAAAATAATTGAGCTGGAGCAACAAGGCGCCGATATTTTCTTTGGTGAAGTATCATTTGATGTCAATGACCTGATGCGGATTGACGAAAACGGGAAAGGATATGTAAACATTATCCGCCTGACCGATATTCAGGACAAGCCAAAACTTTTCTCTACTTTTATGTTGAGTCTTCTGGCAGAAATCTACAATGTGATGCCGGAACAGGGCGATTCCGGACAGCCGGAACTGGTTATTTTTATTGACGAGGCGCATTTAATTTTCAATCAGGCCAGCAAGGCTCTGCTTGACCAGATTGAAACCATCGTGAAACTGATTCGTTCCAAAGGAATTGGAATTTATTTTGTAACCCAGAATCCTATGGATGTTCCAAGTTCTGTTTTGGCGCAGTTGGGATTAAAAATCCAGCATGCTTTAAGAGCTTTTACCGCCAATGACAGAAAGGCTATTAAGATGACTTCTGAAAATTATCCTATTTCAGAGTATTATAAGACCGATGAATTATTGACTTCCCTGGGAACCGGAGAGGCTTTGGTTACGGCATTAAATGAAAAGGGAATCCCAACGCCGTTGGCCGCTACTATGATGCGGGCACCTATGAGCCGTATGGATGTTTTGACTGATGCCGAGATTGGGGAAATCAACAACAGTTCCAAACTAACCCGGAAGTATAATGAAGTTATTGACAGGGAAAGCGCTTATGAGATGCTGACCAAGAAAATACAGGATATCCAACAGCAAGCTGCCGAAACCGCCCAAAAAGAACAGGAGGCAAAACAAGAAAAGAAAGCCGCAAACGAACCGATGAGCCAAACGACGAAAAGCATTATTAAGGTAGTCACAAGCGCTACTTTTATAAGAGGCTTTTTTGGGGTGCTCACTAAAATATTTAAAAAATAAATGAAAAGCTTTATCACGATAGGACTTTTGGTGCTATCTAATATTTTTATGACCCTGGCCTGGTATGGTCATTTAAAATTTAAGGAATTGAAATGGTTCGAGAATGCCGGATTAATAACTATTGTTTTGATAAGCTGGGGGCTGGCTCTTTTCGAATATTGCTTTCAGGTTCCTGCCAACAAAATAGGTTTTAACGGAAATGGCGGTCCATTTTCTTTAATGCAGCTCAAGGTGATACAGGAAGTCATCACTTTAGTGATTTTTGTAATTTTCTCACTGCTGTTTTTCAAGAACGAGACTTTCAGATGGAATCATGCCGTAGGTTTTGTATTCCTTATTCTGGCGGTTTACTTTATATTTAAGAAATAATGAAAAAATACACCCTGCAAAAAAGCCCTTTTGTTGTCCCTACAAACGACGGCAAACTAATCGAAGAGCATTTCGGGAATGCCACCAATAACAATTCAGATGTTTCTATTGCGCATATGGTTGCGCCTCCAAAATGGAGCGAACCATTTCAGGTTCCCGAATTTGATGAGTATACCTATATTATAAAAGGTAAAAAGCAGTTTATTATTGAAGGCGAAACTCTAATTTTGGAAGCTGGACAATCGATTAAGATTGAAAAAAATGCCAGAGTACAGTATTCCAATCCGTTTGACGAACCTTGCGAATACCTGTCGGTCTGCCTGCCTGCTTTTTCTTTAGAAAAAGTTAATAGAGAAGACTAACCCTTTTAAATTTGGTAACTTTACATACAAATGAAACCTGTATGGAAACCCAAAAAAGAATCATTATTGTAGGAGCCGGATTTGCAGGACTTACCCTTGCTGAAGACCTCGAAAATACCGGCTATGAAGTATATTTAATTGACCGTAATAACTATCACCAATTCCAGCCGCTATTATATCAGGTGGCTACAGCAAGACTTGAACCGGCAAGTATTTCTTTCCCGCTCCGAAAAGTTTTCCAGCGTTCCAAAAACGTAAAAATCAGAATTGCAGATGTTTTGTCTGTTGAGGCTGATAAAAAATGCCTTAAAACTTCAATCGGAGATTTTTCTTATGACTATCTGGTACTGGCTTACGGTTGCCGAACCAATTATTTTGGGAACAAGGATTTGGAACATTGTGCCTTTCCTATGAAATCGGTTCCGGAAGCAATTCAGCTTAGAAACCGCATACTTCAGACATTTGAAGATGCCGTCATTACAAAAAGTCCGGAAGAACTGCAATACATACTCAATTTTGTAATTGTAGGCGGCGGACCAACCGGAGTAGAATTAGCCGGAGCTTTGGCAGAAATGAAGAAGAATATTTTGCCTAAGGATTATCCGGATAAGGATTTTTCAAAACTTACGGTGTATCTACTGGAAGGTTCTCCTAATGTCTTAAATGCCATGAGCGACGATTCTAAAAAAGCATCCCGGAAATATCTGGAGCAGCTTGGAGTTATCGTTAAAACCGGCACTGTGGTTGAAAATTATGACGGGCGAACCGTCCGATTGAAAAACGGAGAAACGATAGAAGCCAAAAATGTTATCTGGGCGGCAGGCGTAACCGGCAATCAAATTGAAGGTATTCCGGAAACCGCCATTACACGAGGCAACCGACTTATTGTTAACCGTTTTAATGAAATAGAAAACCTAAAAGATGTTTTTGCTATTGGAGACATTGCCTATATGACTACTCCCAAATATGTAAATGGTCATCCGCAATTGGCAGCAGTAGCAAACGAACAGGCAAAAGTTCTGGCTAAAAACTTTAAGCTTCTGGCAAAAAACAAGCCTTTAAAAGAATACGAATATCACGATAAAGGTTCCATGGCCACGATTGGAAAAAGGAAAGCGGTGGTTGACCTGCCAAGCTTTAGCTTTCAGGGACGATTTGCATGGTTTACCTGGATGTTTGTACACTTAATGCTCATTCTGAGTGTAAAAAACAAACTTACTATTTTTGTGAATTGGGCTTTTAGCTATTTCAGCAACGACTCAACACTAAGGGTACTCATCAAGCCGGTTACTAAAAAAGTAGACAATTAGGAGTAAAATGTATTTATAAAAAAACAGGGATTAATCATTACGATTTAATCCCTGTTTTTTTATTGGTACGTTGATTACGTATTTATTTGGTTTTTCTGTTTAGCAGTTCCAAAATTCTTTCTTCTACTTCAGGACTGTCCCATTTTGCTTCGATATTGTCCATTTTCAAAACTTCTTCCATAAGCTGATTTTGGAAATCACCTACTTCCAAAGCCTGAGAATAAGGATCCAGACTAAAAGTGACCCTGCTGTATAATGGCAACCATTTGTCAGGATATTTGTCTGAAAATCTTTTTTCTATTTTTTTCTGAAGCAGGAATTTTTCATCAGCCGTTTTAGAACTCATTTCCATGAAATTTCTATAGGACAATTCAGCTATTGCATCAGCATTTGGTTTTCTGCTTTGTTCATATTCTTTGAAAATACGTTCCCAATCGTTTCCGAATTGCTCCATAAAGTCATTCAATACGGTTATATCTTCAAAACCTGCATTCATCCCCTGTCCGTAAAATGGCACGATAGCATGACAGGCATCTCCAATCAGCGCTACCTTGTCACCATAAGTCCACGGATAGCATTTCATAGTTACCAAAGTACTGGTTGGATTTTTGAAAAAGTCTTCGGCCAGATTTGGAATAACGTCAACGGTGTCCGGCAGGTTTTTTTCAAAAAAGCTTTCCACCTTTTCCCTGTCCGTAAGTGATGCAAAAGAGTTCTCGCCTTCAAATGGCATGAAAAGCGTACAGGTAAAACTTCCGTCCAGATTAGGGAGTGCAATAAGCATATAATCTCCCCGCGGCCAAATGTGAAATGAGTTTTTATCCAGCCTGTGCGTTCCATCAGGATTTGGCGGTATGTTTAATTCTTTGTATCCTGTTTGCAGAAATTCCTGGGAATAATCAAACATGCTTTGTCGTTGCATTCTATGGCGGATTCTGGAGAAAGCGCCATCAGCACCAAAAACAACATCATATTTTACGGCTTCCCATTCGCCTCTTTCTGTTTCTCCAATATGCAGTGTGGCATCTGCCAGTGTAACGTCCCAGATTTTCTTTTCAAAGAAAAATTTTGTTCCCACTTCTTCAGCCAAATCAATCATTTTTCTGTTGAGGGTTCCTCTTGAAATGGAATAGATACTTTCACCTTCCTTGCCATAGGGCTGAAAATTGAGCTTATCCTTTAAATGAATTGCTCTTTTATCCATTGGGATAGAAATTGCCCGTACTGCATCTCCTACTCCAACCCCATCAAGAGCTTTCCATCCCCTGTGTGACATGGCTAGATTTATCGAACGTCCGGAAAATTGAATTTTTCTAATATCGGGGCTGCGGTCATATACATGAACAGAATGACCTGCTTTTCTAAGGTATATTGCCAAAAGCGAACCCACAAGACCAGAGCCTACAATTGCAATATTTAAGGGATTTTGCATTAAGTGTAGAATGTAATTAAAGATTTCAAATTTAAGGAAATAACATCATAATTATATAAAAACAGGTATTTATTTACAATCGTTAAACAAAATAAGGTAAAAATGCAAAATTTAAATATTTAATTCACTTAATTAGTTAATTTACAATAAATTAATTTACCTTTACCTTAATTTCCTGAAATAAATATTTAAATACAGAAAATACCACTATCTGTTCCAAATAAAATTTCCCCTATGAATTACAGAACCAATGCTGTAATGAGTTTTATTATTAATTTAAATATTGTATCTATGAAAACAAAACTACTTTTTTTCTTTTTGATGTCTTGCGGACTAGCTTCTGCCCAGACTTATTCTTTTAATACGGTAACACCTATTCCTGATGGTGTTGGCACAAGCTGTGCTTCGGGCGCAACTAGTATTGGCAACGTAGTAACGACTATCAATGTCCCTCTTACGCCTGCCATTACCGACCCTACAAAGGTTACAATCAACCTGGACCTGGTTCATACCTGGCTGGGCGATGTTGTTGCCAAATTAGGAACTCCAAGTGGTGCGTCCTGCGCTCTGATTAAAAGGATGGGAGCCACATCTGACACCAGTTGTGGCGATAGTTCTGATTTTGCATCCGGCAATATCCTGAGCTTTAATGCGGCCAATACGACAACCATTAATGTTGCCACTCCTGGCTCAACCCAGAGTATCCCTGCAGGTTCCTATGCTCCAACAGCCGGCACATCTACGTTTCCTACAGACATTCCCTTATGCAACCTGAGCACCTTCTTAAATGGTGTGGTAGTAAACGGTAACTGGACAATGACTTTATATGACAATGGTGAAGAAGATACGGGAAGCCTGAACTCATGGCAGATTATTTTCAGCACCGGTTTTGATTTGGACACTCAGGATTTCCTTTTCACTAAAAGAATTTCTGTATTAGGAAATCCGTTTACTGAAAATTTAAACCTAAAACTGAATGAGCCTGGTGATACTGTATTGCGTATTTATTCTATTGACGGTAGAGAAGTTTTCACTAAATCCTATGCAGCTAATGATGTTTCTCAAAATATC
This portion of the Flavobacterium lindanitolerans genome encodes:
- a CDS encoding energy transducer TonB, with the protein product MSNSKLDLFEQSWIENVFEGRNKSYGAYELRTNSGKRTLKALAIGAVIFLFMVCIPIISKFISENMTKEEEVLDEQVVLVNVQEPIKKEEIIVEPVVQKQTQSNVDIQKYVPPVVVDKQVVREEVAVVEELKKTGSETVKAKEGGEVVLDGTQSEIKVDAEVIEEDPNKIYTSVQVLPEFPGGIAGFYAYVKKNYRIPEVDDDVSGNVIVNFVVEKDGSLTDIKVVRDLGYGTGKEAIRMLKSAPKWKPGIQNGKAVRVSYNLPIKLVIKSN
- a CDS encoding ExbD/TolR family protein, coding for MAELNTGDGGGKKGGGKVRSKKANPSVDLTAMVDLAFLLITFFILTTTLSKPQSMNLAMPDEPKKDDPVPPETPAWRTLTLVLGSNDKLVWYSGRFDGPPLDGPVATGYGKTGVRDLILNKKAAVDAKNKADGADIEKSGITIIIKPSKKSNYKNLVDILDEMAITKVKKYAIVDITDADIKFLEDNKIY
- a CDS encoding ExbD/TolR family protein; translation: MAKIKLSKKSSRIDMTAMCDMAFLLLSFFIMTATAKVPEALPVDTPASTVQTKLPEENLATLTIGKEKVFFGVTGRATREETLKRMGEKYNIQFSDTDKKKFALIDGFGVDIRQMKQLIDMKNEQRMKEGVQPGIPFDSLNNQLADWVKTAREVVKDMDGKDLDIAIKGDAKEEYPTVKKVLDILQKQNKNNFFLVTGLRSDDF
- a CDS encoding MotA/TolQ/ExbB proton channel family protein; its protein translation is MAQASNAKVQNNGGSKSSNLFAGLTILFCIVIGFLVWQFIMGDGSHFQGGVNTGQPLQGDYLGMVYKGGYIVPVLMGLLLMTIVFSFERFFVISKAAGKGDVEKFVKSVQGQISSGDIQGALDACDKQQGSVANVVKAGLIKYQEVKRENFDTEKASEVIQKEIEQATSLEMPMLEKNLTILSTLVSLGTLLGLMGTVSGMIKAFAGLATSGTPDQAELANGISEALINTLTGITTSALAVVVYNYFTSKIDTLTYFIDEAGFTITQAYRRATNRD
- a CDS encoding helicase HerA-like domain-containing protein — encoded protein: MASKEDFISHINTGYATKGESITLGGAIFNGEALPDAHIKIPLKTLNRHGLIAGATGTGKTKTIQVFSEQLSLLGIPVLMMDIKGDFSGIAKPGIEQPFITERHSKINIPYQVSGFPVELLTLSKQNGVRLRATVSEFGPVLFSRILDLNDTQAGVVAVIFKYCDDNQMPLLDLKDIKKVINYITEEGKAEIEEHYGKISTSTTGTILRKIIELEQQGADIFFGEVSFDVNDLMRIDENGKGYVNIIRLTDIQDKPKLFSTFMLSLLAEIYNVMPEQGDSGQPELVIFIDEAHLIFNQASKALLDQIETIVKLIRSKGIGIYFVTQNPMDVPSSVLAQLGLKIQHALRAFTANDRKAIKMTSENYPISEYYKTDELLTSLGTGEALVTALNEKGIPTPLAATMMRAPMSRMDVLTDAEIGEINNSSKLTRKYNEVIDRESAYEMLTKKIQDIQQQAAETAQKEQEAKQEKKAANEPMSQTTKSIIKVVTSATFIRGFFGVLTKIFKK
- a CDS encoding DMT family protein gives rise to the protein MKSFITIGLLVLSNIFMTLAWYGHLKFKELKWFENAGLITIVLISWGLALFEYCFQVPANKIGFNGNGGPFSLMQLKVIQEVITLVIFVIFSLLFFKNETFRWNHAVGFVFLILAVYFIFKK
- a CDS encoding cupin domain-containing protein yields the protein MKKYTLQKSPFVVPTNDGKLIEEHFGNATNNNSDVSIAHMVAPPKWSEPFQVPEFDEYTYIIKGKKQFIIEGETLILEAGQSIKIEKNARVQYSNPFDEPCEYLSVCLPAFSLEKVNRED
- a CDS encoding NAD(P)/FAD-dependent oxidoreductase, with translation METQKRIIIVGAGFAGLTLAEDLENTGYEVYLIDRNNYHQFQPLLYQVATARLEPASISFPLRKVFQRSKNVKIRIADVLSVEADKKCLKTSIGDFSYDYLVLAYGCRTNYFGNKDLEHCAFPMKSVPEAIQLRNRILQTFEDAVITKSPEELQYILNFVIVGGGPTGVELAGALAEMKKNILPKDYPDKDFSKLTVYLLEGSPNVLNAMSDDSKKASRKYLEQLGVIVKTGTVVENYDGRTVRLKNGETIEAKNVIWAAGVTGNQIEGIPETAITRGNRLIVNRFNEIENLKDVFAIGDIAYMTTPKYVNGHPQLAAVANEQAKVLAKNFKLLAKNKPLKEYEYHDKGSMATIGKRKAVVDLPSFSFQGRFAWFTWMFVHLMLILSVKNKLTIFVNWAFSYFSNDSTLRVLIKPVTKKVDN
- a CDS encoding FAD-dependent oxidoreductase, whose amino-acid sequence is MQNPLNIAIVGSGLVGSLLAIYLRKAGHSVHVYDRSPDIRKIQFSGRSINLAMSHRGWKALDGVGVGDAVRAISIPMDKRAIHLKDKLNFQPYGKEGESIYSISRGTLNRKMIDLAEEVGTKFFFEKKIWDVTLADATLHIGETERGEWEAVKYDVVFGADGAFSRIRHRMQRQSMFDYSQEFLQTGYKELNIPPNPDGTHRLDKNSFHIWPRGDYMLIALPNLDGSFTCTLFMPFEGENSFASLTDREKVESFFEKNLPDTVDVIPNLAEDFFKNPTSTLVTMKCYPWTYGDKVALIGDACHAIVPFYGQGMNAGFEDITVLNDFMEQFGNDWERIFKEYEQSRKPNADAIAELSYRNFMEMSSKTADEKFLLQKKIEKRFSDKYPDKWLPLYSRVTFSLDPYSQALEVGDFQNQLMEEVLKMDNIEAKWDSPEVEERILELLNRKTK
- a CDS encoding proprotein convertase P-domain-containing protein, encoding MKTKLLFFFLMSCGLASAQTYSFNTVTPIPDGVGTSCASGATSIGNVVTTINVPLTPAITDPTKVTINLDLVHTWLGDVVAKLGTPSGASCALIKRMGATSDTSCGDSSDFASGNILSFNAANTTTINVATPGSTQSIPAGSYAPTAGTSTFPTDIPLCNLSTFLNGVVVNGNWTMTLYDNGEEDTGSLNSWQIIFSTGFDLDTQDFLFTKRISVLGNPFTENLNLKLNEPGDTVLRIYSIDGREVFTKSYAANDVSQNITIDSSSWQQGIYLLVPEVEGRKLNAIKLAKK